In Aedes albopictus strain Foshan chromosome 3, AalbF5, whole genome shotgun sequence, the following are encoded in one genomic region:
- the LOC109413565 gene encoding charged multivesicular body protein 7 — translation MARKSFAPNTQPMYVLEESFYPETWRDDSRMGVLLSEFRTRAVNPENYDSKMRFWKELIVKYCEHKGCAAVSITELKRVFRRKGTSPYCLKVVFEDMMKDGRLQAKNEFDRVPQDSWGGWAMDVLVKRPLGWGFGAVKDRIVGSAFDESAEFVCMDVVKSQSELLEKLIQKENKLNVLLSKNALLELVKDLDIKSDGLDLVLHHLFCRQRIVMEKLPSEMEHEKKILLKFAAPGAQAQPITDIERSIYNLEQTEHDLMKVIDRLEQNISDAMTVVKENLREGKKQLAKSNLRKKHLLEKNLEKKMNVLDNVQTMMSRIHDSQSDRHVIDAYKIGSNALKKAFAETGITLDSVDDTLAEMKEIMEQQDEMQTMISAPQNADVDDLELEQELSDLLDMNLAANHVAVTPAGPPTVPGAGLQPPAGQPTLAQLNDFDKEIEKRLAALRTDVPSPPLDTSTIIGGTSVQSQGSNLPSAPA, via the exons ATGGCTCGCAAATCGTTTGCTCCCAATACCCAGCCGATGTACGTGTTGGAGGAATCGTTTTACCCGGAAACCTGGCGAGATGACTCACGGATGGGTGTGCTGCTGTCCGAGTTCCGCACCCGAGCGGTCAACCCGGAAAACTACGATTCAAAAATGCGCTTCTGGAAGGAGCTGATTGTGAAATACTGCGAGCACAAGGGCTGCGCCGCGGTGTCCATTACCGAGCTGAAGCGGGTGTTCCGGCGGAAAGGTACCAGTCCGTACTGTCTGAAGGTGGTGTTCGAGGACATGATGAAGGATGGACGACTGCAGGCGAAGAATGAGTTCGACCGGGTTCCCCAGGACAGTTGGGGAGGATGGGCGATGGATGTTCTGGTGAAACGGCCGCTGGGGTGGGGATTCGGCGCAGTGAAGGACCGGATAGTGGGGAGTGCATTCGATGAAAGTGCTGAATTCGTTTGCATGGATGTTGTTAAG AGTCAATCTGAACTGCTCGAGAAGCTGATACAGAAAGAGAACAAACTGAATGTGCTCCTGTCGAAGAATGCTCTCTTAGAACTAGTCAAAGATCTTGACATCAAAAGCGATGGACTGGACCTGGTATTGCATCATTTGTTCTGTCGACAGCGTATCGTCATGGAGAAGTTGCCCTCGGAAATGGAGCACGAGAAaaagatccttctgaaattcgctgCCCCTGGGGCCCAAGCCCAGCCCATAACGGACATCGAACGGTCCATCTACAATCTGGAACAAACCGAGCACGATCTGATGAAGGTGATTGACCGGTTGGAGCAAAACATCTCCGACGCGATGACGGTGGTGAAGGAAAACCTACGTGAAGGGAAGAAACAGCTGGCCAAGTCCAACCTGCGGAAGAAACACCTGCTGGAGAAAAACCTGGAGAAGAAGATGAACGTGCTGGATAACGTTCAGACGATGATGTCACGGATTCACGATTCGCAGAGCGATCGTCACGTTATCGATGCGTACAAGATTGGTTCGAATGCGCTGAAGAAGGCCTTTGCCGAGACCGGTATCACGCTGGACAGTGTGGACGACACGTTGGCGGAGATGAAGGAG atcatGGAACAACAGGACGAAATGCAGACAATGATCAGCGCACCGCAGAACGCCGACGTCGACGATCTGGAGCTGGAACAGGAACTGTCCGATTTGCTCGACATGAACCTAGCTGCAAATCATGTGGCGGTTACACCGGCAGGGCCACCAACGGTACCCGGAGCAGGACTGCAACCCCCAGCAGGTCAACCAACGCTGGCACAGCTAAACGACTTCGACAAAGAAATCGAAAAACGGTTGGCAGCGCTGAGGACGGACGTCCCATCACCTCCGTTGGACACTTCCACGATTATCGGTGGTACGTCGGTTCAATCGCAGGGCAGCAACCTGCCGTCAGCACCTGCTTGA